GAACTGCAAATACTCGTACTCGGCGCGCACGAACAGACCACCGAACAGCATAACGTCGACGCCGCCGCCAAGCGCGAAGCCGTAAATGAACTGGTTCTTGTTGCTGCTGCTGAGAGGCCAGTTAAAATGGTACTGCACCACACCTGGCGCCGTGAAAGTCGTAGCATCCACCGCAACGGAGCGGTTCACGTCGGCAAGCCCCATGGCCATGCCGGCAAATGCGTAGGGCATGAAATTGTCGACAACATAGCCGCCGCGCACGCGCAACGATCCGAAGTCTTTGATCGTCATCGATGCCGCAGAGATCGTCCTCACACCCGCAACGATATTGCCTTGGTTGTACATACTCAGATTTTCGCCGGCCGAGCTGCCGCTGAACGTCCCATGCGAGTAATTGCCCTCGAAGCCCACGACGGCATTTTCCCACTGCATGTTATAGCCGACGAAACCGCCGAAGCTTGAATTGCGGTGCGAAACTGACTGCAGCGTCGGCCAAGCCGGCACATCGAACAGCTGACCTATGATCGTGTTCGAGACGAGCTGCGAGCTTATGTCCTTGTTGTAATTCCCGAACTGCATGTTGCTGGAGCCATAGCCAGCCTGACCGCCGACATAGAAACCTTCCCAGTTTCTCGACGAGCGGAACGTCGGCTCCGTATACGACCCGCGAAGGATGGGAAGATCGGCGGCGGAGGCGCTCTGCACCATCGCGACCAGGATCGCTGCAACACCAAACCGACGCATCGGCCAACTCCTCGAACCCCGAACTGCACGCAGGCCGATCATCGCCTGTTAACCTTAATCAATCGTTGTCGGCACACTTCCGCCGCAAAAGAAAACGGCGCGGAAGACCGCGCCGTTTGAGATCGATCGTGCTTTGCGCTCAGCCGCGGCGCATCAACACCGGTTCTGCCGGCGGCGGCGGCTCGCAGCAGCTCCAGCGCACGCCGAGCTTCAGGTCGTGCGAGGTGATGTCGCGAAAGTGCATCGGGTTGTAGACGTTGTTGACGCCGTCGAACTGCATGATGTCGCCGGACCGCGCGCTGCCGAGATTGACGTAGCGGTACGCCAACTCCATCGTCAGGCTGTTGCTGAGCTTGTACGCAAGACCGGCATGCAGCGCCCAGGCGAAGGTGTACTTCGATTCGTCCTTCGCATAGGCGACAGAATTGAACGGCGTGTTGACGTCGATGAAGCTCGCGATCGTCGTCCGCGCACCGCCGACGCCGACGCCGATGAACGGCGTGATGCACCACCATGTGCCGAGATCGGCATACAGGTTTACCAAGGCGAGGATTTCCGACTTGCTGGCGCGATACTCGTCGGTGAAGCTCGCGAGCCCGTTCACGCTGATGATGTCGAGCCCGTGGAAGTTCGCCTTGTTGCGATACTCCGCCGTCACGTCGGCGCGCAGCCAGGAATTGAACTGGTAACCGACACCGACGCCGAACAGCATGCCGCCGTCGAAGGCCATGCCCTGCGGCGAGATCGAGTAGCCGGGCAGATCGTACAGCACGTTGTTCAGGCTCTTCACGCGCTGATTGGTCATGCCGATATCGCCGCGCAGATACCAGCCGCCGAAGTCGTCGACGATCGGCGGCGGCACCGGCGCATACATCTGCGGCGGAGGCGGCGCGATCGGCACGTCGGCCGCTTGAGCTACGGTGGAGAGCAGCGCCATCGCTCCAGCGACGACGAGAGAGTGTACGCTACGCATTGGCTTCGTCCCTTTGTCGCGTGAGCCAAAAAATGTTGCGCGGCTCACTTTTCTGAAACCCAAGCGGACGATGGCACCAAAGTCTTAAGCGGCACTTAACCCTAATTCTTAACCGTGACTTTTAATCATCGCGGCGTGATTTTGGTAACGGGAAACCGCTTCATCGGGAGATGCACGCACACGCGCGCATGCTCGTACCGCCGATTGTGGCGCGCGACGGCGGCCGCTGCCACAGATGCTAATGAAGTGTTGCGAGCGGAAGCCGCCCCAAGACCCCGGCAGGCTGCGATCAGCAGCGAAGCATCAACGAATGCAGCGCGGCGAATCGCCTCGCCGCCCCTCCGACGGCGCAGACGACCGCGGATGCTGGCGCGTTTCGGATCTAGGGGAATATCAGAGCCGCAAGCTCTGGCGCTTCGTGTGACGCGGCTTCTTCATGCCAACGTCGCTCGACAACGCTTTGGTCTTACGCCTTGCCGCCGACGTTTTTCGGCAGGCTCGGCAGCAGGAAGCCGATCAGTCCCATCGCCGGCAGGAACGAGCAGACCGTGAACACGAACTCGATGCCGCGCGCGTCGGCGACTTCGCCGAGCGCCGCAGCACCGAGGCCGCCGACGCCGAACGAGAAGCCGAAGAAGATGCCGGAAATCATGCCGACCCGATGCGGCATCAATTCCTGCGCGAACACGATGATCGCCGCGGTCGCCGACGAGATGATGAAGCCCGCGATCGCCACCAGGATCGTGCCGCTGACGAGCCCGGCATAAGGCATCGCCAACGCGAACGGCAGCGCGCCGAGGATCGACAGCCAGATCACGTAGCGGCGGCCGATGCGATCGCCGATCGGCCCGCCGAAGAACACGCCGGCGGCGTTGGCGGCCAGGAACACGAACAGGTAGACCTGCGCGGCCTGGGTCGACACGCCGAACTTATGCATCAGGTAGAAGGTGTAGTAGCTCGACAGGCTGACGGTGTAGAGCGCCTTCGAGAACGACAGCAGCGCGAGCACGACGAGACCGATCATGATCTTGCGCGAGGTCGGCATGCCTTCGGGCATCGCCGCCATCGCTTGCTTCTTGGTGACGATCCGCGGCTTGTACCAGCGGCCGATGTTCCACAGCACGACGATGGCGATGAAGGCGATCGAGGAGAACCAGGCGATGCTCGGCTGGCCGAACGGCACGATCACCGCAGCGGCCAGCAGCGGCCCGACCGCAGTTCCCATGTTGCCGCCGACCTGGAACACGGCCTGCGCGAAACCGTAGCGCCCGCCGGAGGCGAGGCGGGCGATCCGCGACGACTCGGGATGGAACACGGCCGAGCCGAAGCCGACCGTCGCCGCCGCAATCAGGATCAGCGCAAAGGTGTTGGCGACGCTCAGCATGATCAGGCCGGCGAAGGTGAAGCCCATGCCGATCGCGAGCGAATAGGGCTGCGGCTTGCGATCGGTGACGATGCCGACCACCGGCTGCAGCAGCGAGGTGGTGAACTGGAACGCCATCGTAATCAGGCCGATCTGGGCGAAATCCAGCGCATAGTTCGCCTTCAGGATCGGATACACCGACGGAATCAGCGACTGCATGGTGTCGTTGAGGAAGTGCGACACGCTCAAGCCGCCGATCACCGCATAGGCCGGGCCGCTGGCCGCAGCCTTGTCCGCAGCCGCCTGCGGCAGCTCCGGCGACACCACCGGAGCGGCAAGGGTTTCTTCCGTGACGACGACTGGCTTATTCACAAGCGACCTCGATCCACCGCTTTGCGCATGGCGCAGTGGTAGTCGGGGTGCGACGATTTGGCCAGCAGCAATTGGCGATGGCAGCCTTGTGGGGCGGACGACGCTGACGCTGCGTCCCACGCCCGGCCGCGGCTGGCGTTTCAACGATGCGTTATGTCGTCTGCGGCGTGCGCTTGCGCAGCAGGTAACGGTGGCGCCCTTCAAGCACCAGCTCGCCCTTCTGGTTATGAACTGTGCTGCGCAGGCCGACGACGCCGGTGCTCCGGTTCGGCGTCAGCTCGTCCACCTCAAGCGCCGGATACACCGTGTCGCCGACATAGACCGGTCCCAAGAACTTGCTCGACTGCTCGATGAACGCCTTCAGCGAGTCTTCCACCATGTGCGGAAACAGGCCCGCGCCGGCCGCCGTCTGGATCACCACCTGAAATCCATGCGCCAGCATGTGCGGCATGCCGTGGCGCCGGCAGTATTCGGCATCGTAGTGGATCGGATGGTTATCGCCGCTCGCCGCCTGAAACGCGAGGAAGATCGCGTCCGTCATGGTGCGGCTCGGCAAGACGAAGCGCTCGCCGAGCTTGAAGTCCTCGAACCAGCGCTGCTCGCCCACCATCCGGTGCGCGCGCGGATCGAACGTTCCGCCCATCTTGTTCATTTGAA
The sequence above is drawn from the Afipia sp. P52-10 genome and encodes:
- a CDS encoding outer membrane protein encodes the protein MIGLRAVRGSRSWPMRRFGVAAILVAMVQSASAADLPILRGSYTEPTFRSSRNWEGFYVGGQAGYGSSNMQFGNYNKDISSQLVSNTIIGQLFDVPAWPTLQSVSHRNSSFGGFVGYNMQWENAVVGFEGNYSHGTFSGSSAGENLSMYNQGNIVAGVRTISAASMTIKDFGSLRVRGGYVVDNFMPYAFAGMAMGLADVNRSVAVDATTFTAPGVVQYHFNWPLSSSNKNQFIYGFALGGGVDVMLFGGLFVRAEYEYLQFTSSVNANIHTVRGGVGYKF
- a CDS encoding outer membrane protein; translated protein: MRSVHSLVVAGAMALLSTVAQAADVPIAPPPPQMYAPVPPPIVDDFGGWYLRGDIGMTNQRVKSLNNVLYDLPGYSISPQGMAFDGGMLFGVGVGYQFNSWLRADVTAEYRNKANFHGLDIISVNGLASFTDEYRASKSEILALVNLYADLGTWWCITPFIGVGVGGARTTIASFIDVNTPFNSVAYAKDESKYTFAWALHAGLAYKLSNSLTMELAYRYVNLGSARSGDIMQFDGVNNVYNPMHFRDITSHDLKLGVRWSCCEPPPPAEPVLMRRG
- a CDS encoding MFS transporter, translating into MNKPVVVTEETLAAPVVSPELPQAAADKAAASGPAYAVIGGLSVSHFLNDTMQSLIPSVYPILKANYALDFAQIGLITMAFQFTTSLLQPVVGIVTDRKPQPYSLAIGMGFTFAGLIMLSVANTFALILIAAATVGFGSAVFHPESSRIARLASGGRYGFAQAVFQVGGNMGTAVGPLLAAAVIVPFGQPSIAWFSSIAFIAIVVLWNIGRWYKPRIVTKKQAMAAMPEGMPTSRKIMIGLVVLALLSFSKALYTVSLSSYYTFYLMHKFGVSTQAAQVYLFVFLAANAAGVFFGGPIGDRIGRRYVIWLSILGALPFALAMPYAGLVSGTILVAIAGFIISSATAAIIVFAQELMPHRVGMISGIFFGFSFGVGGLGAAALGEVADARGIEFVFTVCSFLPAMGLIGFLLPSLPKNVGGKA
- a CDS encoding MaoC family dehydratase, yielding MNKMGGTFDPRAHRMVGEQRWFEDFKLGERFVLPSRTMTDAIFLAFQAASGDNHPIHYDAEYCRRHGMPHMLAHGFQVVIQTAAGAGLFPHMVEDSLKAFIEQSSKFLGPVYVGDTVYPALEVDELTPNRSTGVVGLRSTVHNQKGELVLEGRHRYLLRKRTPQTT